The genomic DNA TCGGGCGGATAGAGCGCCAAACGCACGTTGATGCAGATGCGGCCCGTGGCGGGTTGGCAGCTGCCCCAGCGGCTGGTCATGTTGCGGTACGCCAGCTTGCCCGCCTTCACGCCCATGATAGGCTCCCACGCCTCCACCAGCGCGGGCACGCACGCCTCCACCACGGCGCGCCACGCCGCCACCTCCTCGGGCCCCGCCTCGGCCGCCACGGCGGCGGGCGAGGCGGCAACCTGCGCGAGCTTCGCGTCGATCCACGGGCGCTTCTCGCGGACGAACCTCTCGATGTCGCGATCGCGCACGTACGCCGGCGCCGACACCTCTACGAACCCGCCGCCGCGATGCACGCGCAGGTTGAGGTTCTTGATGCGCTTGCGTGTGAGCCGCACGACCAGGCCGTCCACCACGAGTTCGACGGGCTCGACGGGCGCAACGGGACGCGAGGCCGAAGCCCGCCCCCGCGCCGCACGCTGCCGCGGGCTCACGCGACCACCTCCCGATCGCGCCGGCGCGGCCCGTGCACGAACCGCACGAGAAGCACGGCGGTCAGCGCGAACGTGGCCGCCTCGGCCGCGGGGAACGTGGCCCACACGCCCGCCATGCCGAACAGCGCCGCCAGCACGGCCGCGAACGCGAGCATGGCCGGAAGACCGCGCACGATGGAGATAGCCAGGCCATACGCCGGCTTCTCCACCGCGCTGAAGAACGCCGCCGCCACGATGTTCGCCCCCGCGAAGAAGTACCCGAGGAAGTACACGCGCATGCCGTCCACGGCAAGCGCCGTGAGCTGCGGATCGTTGTCTCGATTGAACGCGAGCGCAAGCGGCTCGGCGGCGAGCGCCACCGCAGCGTACGTCGTCGTCGCGATGACGAGAGCCGTCAGCAGCGCCAGGCGCAGCACCGCGCGCACGTCGCGGTCGCTGCCACGCGCGTACGCGTTGCTGGCCAGCGGCTGGATGCCCTGCGCGATGCCCACGAACAGGGCGCTCGCCACGAACGCGAAGTTCGCGACCACCCCGTAGGCCGCCACGCCGATGGTTCCCTCGAACGCAAGGATCACCAAGTTCAGCACCAGCAAAACCAGCCCGCCCGACAGCTCTACCACGAACGACGAGAACCCGAGCGCCGCGATATGCCCCACGAGCCGCGCGCGCAGATGCAAGCGCACCGGCCGAAACGTGTTGCGCTTCCTGAGGAAATGGATCAACAGCACCGCCATGCTCATGAGCGGAGCAAACCCCGTGGCGAACGCCGCGCCGAACATGCCCCACCCGAACCCGAATATGAACAACGCGTCGAGCGCGATGTTCCCGAAGCTTCCCACCAGCATGGCGACCATGGCCAGCTGCGGGCTACTGTCGTTGCGCACGAACGGCAGCAGCACGTTGTTCAACAAGAACAGCGGCGCGAACGCGAAGATGGTGCGCAGGTACGTCACGGTCAGCGGAAGCGTGGCCTCGTCCGCTCCCAAAAGCGACGCCAACGGCGTCGCGAACGCCTCCACGACCGCAAGCAGCACCGCGGCCGCGCAGCCCGCCATGACGAGCGCCGTGGTGAACACCCGGTTCGCCCCCGTGCGGTCGCCCCTCGCCGAGCACACCTGGAACTCGGTTGCCGCGCCGATGCCCAGCATGAGGCCCGTAGCCTGCAGCACCGTGTACAGCACGATGGAGAAGTTAAGCGCCGCGAGGCCGTCCGACCCCACCCCGTTCGCAATGAAGAACGTGTCGGCCAGTATGTACACCGACACGCCTACCATGCCCAGCACGTTGAACGACACGTACCGCGCGAACGGACGCGCCATCGACGACGAGCCGGCCATGCCGGCACCGCGTGCCATCGCGCGCCGCCTCACGCCTCGAGCGAGATGTCGTATGCCGCGTTGCGCGCGATGCCGAACTCTTCGGCTATCGCGCGGGCGACGTCCTTGCTGCGCACGCCGGCGGCCTTCAGCTCGGCGGCGCGGGCGCGGGCTGCGACTTCGGCGTCCTGCTCGGCGGCGGCGTCCTCGGCCTCGCTCGGACCGTCGATCACCAGCACGATCTCGCCCTTGATGCCCGCGCCCTCCCGCTCGCGCGCGGCGAACGCGTCGCGCACCTCGGGCAGCGGGCCCCGCACCACTTCCTCGTGCAGCTTCGTCAGCTCGCGGCACACGGCGATCTCGCGGTGCGGAACCGTTTCCGCCAGCGAGGTCAAGGCCGCCACCAGGCGGTTCGGGCTCTCGTAGAACAGCAGCGCCGCATCGAGCGCGCGCAGGCTCTCCACCACGGCGCGGCGTTCGGCGTCCTTGCGCGGGAAGAAGCCACCGAAATAGAAGCGCGGGTTCGCACTGCCGCTGGCCACGTACGCCGTGGCCACGGCCGTGGCGCCCGGCAGCACCTCCACCGGCACGCCCGCCTCGCGGGCGGCGCGCACGAGGCGCAGCCCCGGATCGGACACGCCCGGCATGCCGGCGTCCGAGCAGTACGCGATCACTTCGCCTGCCGCCACGCGCTCAACCAACGACGACGCGCGCTCGCCGATGAGCGCCTCGTCCAGCCGCTCGATGCGCTTCTCGATGCGGAATGCCGCTAGCAGCTTGCCTGTGACACGCGTGTCCTCGGCGCACACCGCGTCGGCCGACCGCAGCGCCTCGAGCGCGCGCTCGGTCATGTCGCCCAAGTTGCCGATGGGCGTAGGACATATGATGAGCTTGCCGGCCATGTGCTTCCTTCCATTGCTGCGCGCGCCGCGCCGTTCTTCGTTGTCGTCCATTGTCGGGCAAACGGGCAACCTTGGCAAACGCGCAGGATGGAAAGCACGCGAGCAGCCGGGTCGGGTCAGCCCTTTTTGGCGCGGGGATAGGGCGCAAGCCCTTCTCTGGCGCGGAGTGGGATTTGGGACTTAGGTGTCAGCGGCCGCGCCGGTCGCACGCCGCGCCCGCCACGAATCGGCGCGGAACGCGCCCACCCGCTCGCAAGCGCCACCCCGCGCCCAGAAGAGCGGGCCCCACCCGAGGCCACCTTCCCCGCCTCCCCCGCCTCCTCTCCTCTTCCTCCCCTGCCCTCCATACCCGCGCGTCAACGCGCTACAATAGCTCCAGCTTATCGACCCGAGAGAAGGGAACGCGCATGCAGCAGCAACTCACGAAACAGACCCCCGAGGGCTTCCTGCTGGTCGGACGCATCGACGCGCCGGAGCAGCCGAAGGCGGCAGTCGTCATCGTCCACGGGCTGTGCGAGCACTTCGGCCGCTACGACTACGTGACGCAGCGGCTGCTGGAAGCCGGGTACGCCGTCGTGCGCTTCGATCATCGCGGGCACGGGCGCTCCATGGGCAAGAAGGTGTGGTACGACGACCGCACGCAGATCGTATCCGATACCGACCTGTTCGTCGAAGAAGCCCGCGCGCAGTTCCCCGACCTGCCGGTGTTCATGATCGGACACTCTATGGGCGGCTTCGGCGCCGCCAGCTACGGCACGGCCCATCCCGGCAAGCTGGACGGCTACGTGCTGTCGGGCGCTTGGACGCGCGACCACGCGAGCCTGGCCTCGGGCGCCGTCGAGCAGGGGCTCGACCCCGAGACGTACATCCCCAACGAGCTGGGCGACGGCGTGTGCTCCGACCCCGCCGTGGGAGAGGCCTACCTGGCCGACCCCTTCGTCATCAAGGAGTTCTCGGTGGCGCTGCTGCGCGCCGTGCACGACGGCCACCTCTGGCTGCGCGCGCAGGCCGCCGATTTCGCCGACCCGGTGCTTCTGCTGCACGGCGGAGACGACGGCCTGGTCAGCCCGCAGGACAGCATCGACATGTTCCGCGAAGCGTCGTCGGCTGACAAGTCGCTGCGCATTTACGCGGGCCTCTACCACGAGATATTCAACGAGTTCAAAAAGGACCGCGTCATCCGCGATGCCATCGAATGGCTCGACGACCACGTGAGGTAAGCTGCACTGGCCAAGGCCGAACATCGCCACGCCAACGGGGAAAAGCGCCTGCGTCATAAGAAGGATCGACGCAGGCGCTTGCACGAGGGCAAAGCCCCCTCGCGGCCGGACAGCCGTCTGCGTAGCCGAGCCCGGCATGCGCCGCATCCTGCCGCAACAGGAAAAAACGCATAAAAATGCACCCCCCCCCCCCCCCGCTCATCCCCGGATCGAGCCCCTATCAATGGTATTCTGTAGCCATCATGAAC from Eggerthella lenta DSM 2243 includes the following:
- the rsmI gene encoding 16S rRNA (cytidine(1402)-2'-O)-methyltransferase; protein product: MAGKLIICPTPIGNLGDMTERALEALRSADAVCAEDTRVTGKLLAAFRIEKRIERLDEALIGERASSLVERVAAGEVIAYCSDAGMPGVSDPGLRLVRAAREAGVPVEVLPGATAVATAYVASGSANPRFYFGGFFPRKDAERRAVVESLRALDAALLFYESPNRLVAALTSLAETVPHREIAVCRELTKLHEEVVRGPLPEVRDAFAAREREGAGIKGEIVLVIDGPSEAEDAAAEQDAEVAARARAAELKAAGVRSKDVARAIAEEFGIARNAAYDISLEA
- a CDS encoding MATE family efflux transporter; this encodes MARGAGMAGSSSMARPFARYVSFNVLGMVGVSVYILADTFFIANGVGSDGLAALNFSIVLYTVLQATGLMLGIGAATEFQVCSARGDRTGANRVFTTALVMAGCAAAVLLAVVEAFATPLASLLGADEATLPLTVTYLRTIFAFAPLFLLNNVLLPFVRNDSSPQLAMVAMLVGSFGNIALDALFIFGFGWGMFGAAFATGFAPLMSMAVLLIHFLRKRNTFRPVRLHLRARLVGHIAALGFSSFVVELSGGLVLLVLNLVILAFEGTIGVAAYGVVANFAFVASALFVGIAQGIQPLASNAYARGSDRDVRAVLRLALLTALVIATTTYAAVALAAEPLALAFNRDNDPQLTALAVDGMRVYFLGYFFAGANIVAAAFFSAVEKPAYGLAISIVRGLPAMLAFAAVLAALFGMAGVWATFPAAEAATFALTAVLLVRFVHGPRRRDREVVA
- a CDS encoding alpha/beta hydrolase; this encodes MQQQLTKQTPEGFLLVGRIDAPEQPKAAVVIVHGLCEHFGRYDYVTQRLLEAGYAVVRFDHRGHGRSMGKKVWYDDRTQIVSDTDLFVEEARAQFPDLPVFMIGHSMGGFGAASYGTAHPGKLDGYVLSGAWTRDHASLASGAVEQGLDPETYIPNELGDGVCSDPAVGEAYLADPFVIKEFSVALLRAVHDGHLWLRAQAADFADPVLLLHGGDDGLVSPQDSIDMFREASSADKSLRIYAGLYHEIFNEFKKDRVIRDAIEWLDDHVR
- a CDS encoding M48 family metallopeptidase — translated: MSPRQRAARGRASASRPVAPVEPVELVVDGLVVRLTRKRIKNLNLRVHRGGGFVEVSAPAYVRDRDIERFVREKRPWIDAKLAQVAASPAAVAAEAGPEEVAAWRAVVEACVPALVEAWEPIMGVKAGKLAYRNMTSRWGSCQPATGRICINVRLALYPPECLEYVVVHELCHLLERGHGSRFKALMDAFMPDWRDRRAKLR